The genomic stretch CAGTATTTCACTTTGGACAAAACCCTGATGTATCGCTTTAAGCCTTGGTTAGACTATGCACAAGTTGAGGGTAGTGCTATTTATACTTCACTACAGATGAGTTCACTATTACTTTCTAGCCAGTATGCTAGTTTCTCGATACTTTCCTTTTGTGTTTCAACACTGCCAGCTAAGTCCAGGAAAAAACTCGCTGCATCAACCTCTGAGGCTGCTAGCTCAATTCCATTGACTGACAAAAATGTATAAACGGCAATCAGGGCAACCCTCTTATTCCCGTCTACAAAGCAATGATTTTTTACAAGCCCGTAACCGTAAGATGCTGCTAATTTATATAAACTGACATCATTATAGTGATAGAAGTTTATGGGCTTGTTTAAAGTTGACT from Pseudocalidococcus azoricus BACA0444 encodes the following:
- a CDS encoding type II toxin-antitoxin system death-on-curing family toxin, translating into MFAILNKGALESTLNKPINFYHYNDVSLYKLAASYGYGLVKNHCFVDGNKRVALIAVYTFLSVNGIELAASEVDAASFFLDLAGSVETQKESIEKLAYWLESNSELICSEV